The nucleotide sequence ATTCCCCGCCCGGAGACGGAAGCTGTGGTGCAGCTGGTCATCGACCGGCTGCGGGCACTGGAACGTGCCGGTGTGGTCCGCCCGAAGGTGGTGGACCTGGGAACCGGCTCCGGTGCGATTGCCGGTTCAATCGCGCACGAGGTGCCCGAGGCCGAGGTCTTCGCGGTGGAGTTCAGCGAATTCGCGCACGCCTGGGCGGCGAAGAACCTCCGCCCGCTCGGGGTCACCCTGCTGCTGGGGGACCTGCGAAACGCCCTGCCGGAACTCAACGGAACGTTCGACGTCGTGGTTTCCAACCCGCCGTACATTCCCGCCGAAGCGATCCCCAACGAACCGGAGGTGGCGCTCCATGACCCGCCGGAAGCGCTTTACGGCGGGGGAGCGGACGGTATGGAACTGCCGACGGCGGCGGCCGCCTCGGCGGCCCGCCTCCTGGTTCCCGGCGGCTACTTCGTGATGGAACACGCCGAGGTCCAGGCTGGCTGGATATCGACGATGCTGAACCGGACCGGGCTGTGGACCGACGTCACCACGCACTTTGACCTGAATGGCAAGGAACGTGCCACCAGCGCCGTCCTTGCTTTTCCGCCCGCGGAGTAATGAAAGAATGAGGCAGTGACCACTACGTACAACTGCACGGCCGACGACGAGCGGACCGCCGGTATCGCGCACGCACGGCGGGCGATCCTCGAGAAGAAATGCGTTGTCCTTCCCACGGACACCGTCTACGGAATTGCGGCCGACGCCTTTTCCCCGCAGGCGGTCACCATGCTGCTGGTTTCCAAGGGCCGCGGCCGGAACATGCCGCCACCGGTCCTGATTCCGCGGCTGAATGCGCTCGACGGGCTGGCCACCGACGTGTACCCGGATGCCCGCCAGTTGGCCGAGGCTTTTTGGCCCGGCGGACTGACCCTGATCTTCCATGCCCAGCCGTCGCTCGACTGGGACCTGGGCGAAACCAAGGGCACCGTTGCCCTTCGCATTCCGGACGATGAGGTGGCCATCGACCTGCTGACCGTCACCGGCCCCCTCGCCGTATCCTCGGCGAACCGGACGGGCCAGGCACCGGCACAGACAGCCTTTGAAGCACGTACCCAGCTCGCGGAGTCTGTCGAGGTGTACCTTGAGGCCGGCTTCCGCCCGGTCGAGGGAACGGACGCCACGCCGTCCACCATCGTGGATGCCACATCCCTGCCGCTGCGCGTGGTCCGGGAGGGGGCCATCAGCCTGGAACGGCTGCGCGAGGTGGTTCCCGGAATTCTCGATATCAACGGCAATGCAGCCGACGAGCCCGACGTGACGGTAATCGAGACTCAGGCCGTACCAGAAGCTGTGCAGGCCGACGCCGGCGAAAAGCCCGCAAGCGCCGAATGACGCTGCAGAGGCAACCCATACCGGTCCTCGGCGTGGATGCCACGCCCCTGGACGTCGAAGGACTGACCGCAGTCCTCAACGGATACCTGGCTGACGGCGCCACCAGGACCGTCGTCGGACACAATCTCCACAGCGTGACGCTGTTCCACTCCGAGCCGCAGTTCCGGAAGTTCTACGAGAACAGCGACGTTGTCCTTCTGGACGGCGCACCTGTCCTGTGGCTATGGGGGAGGGGCCGGCAAAAGGGTGGCAATGAAAAGCCAGGCTCCGGGACTCCAGGCTCGAAGACAACGCCCGTCATGGACTACCGGCTCGGTTCGACAGACTGGATTCCTGCCCTGGGCCGGCTGGACGGCCTCCACCGCATCGCCGTCATCGGCGCCGGGGCGGCCGCGAACGCCAAGGCCGTCGCGAAGCTGCGGGCCATCGTCCCGGGTGCCACGGTCTCCGGAATGCCGGGGGAGGACTGGAACCCGGAGCTGGAAGAGAAGGCTGCCGCGTGGCTTGCGGAACTCCAGCCGCAGCTGGTGCTGATCGGCCTCGGCATGCCGCTGCAGGAAGAGGTGCTGTGGCGCCGCCTGCCGGCGCTGCCGCCCGCAATCTACTGCGCGGTCGGGGGAGCGATTGAACAGATCGCCGGGATCCAGAAGCTGGCGCCCCGCTGGCTGGGCCGGCTGGGGCTGGAGTGGGCCTGGCGGCTGCTGCTGCATCCGCGCCGCGTGGCATACCGCGTGTTCGGCGAGCCGTGGGTCCTGCTGGCTCTCCTGGTGCGGCGCTGGCTGCGCGGGCAAGCCTAAGGAGACAGGACTGACGGGGCAGCCCCGGCGGGGCACCCCGCCCCGGATTAAAAGTTCTGGTCCTTCAGCGGTGCAAACCCCTTGCCCCGGAGCCCTGTGGAGAAGGCCCGGAACCAGTCCGCCAGTCCACGGAGATCGCCCCTGCGGAGGAAGTAGCCCAGGTAGCCGCCCACATCTGCCACCAGGGACTTGACCCGGAAGTGGCGGCGGATCAGGTACCCGCGGTTGCGGTAGTAGTAATAGCGCTTGAAGGCGCTCTCCGGGACGATAACGTGCCAGCGGGCGCCAAACACGTGCTTTGTTTCCGAAAACGCGTGCGGGTGCATGATCGCGGCCGTGGTGACAGTGCCGAACCGGATGCCGGCCTTGCGCAGCCGGATGGTGAAGTCCACCTCGTCGCCGCGGATGAAAAGCCGCATGTCCGGCAGGCCCACCTTGAAGAAGACGTCCGAGCGGATGAGCGCGCCGTTGAAGAAGTGCCCGTCGTGGGGCAGGAAGCCGACCTTCTCCAATGCGGCCCGGTCATGGGTGACCTTGCCGTCCAGGCGGAAGAAGAAGGAGAGCTGGTCGGGGTGGCCCGGGGCCACCACCAGGGGAACCACAGCCTCCAGGTCGCGCGCCTCCGCTTCGCGGATCAGCGTGGCCAGGCAGTCGGCGTCCGCCGGCTCGGCGTCGTCGTCCATCATCCAGACCCAGTCCGCGCCGCTGGCGACGGCCTTCAGGGCCGCGAGGGAGAAGCCTCCGGCGCCGCCAAGGTTGGCCTCGGAGCGGACGTAGTCCACGTTCGCATGCTGTGCCGCCACGTCCCTGGCAGGCTTCGTTCCGCTGTCAACGAGGCAGATGGTGGACACCGGGGCGGTCTGGCCATTGATGGCCTTCAGCAGGACTGCGAGCTCATCGGGGCGGTCAAACGTCACGGCGGCAACTGCGACCGACACTGGCATTGCGGGGATCCTTTCAGCACAGCCGTCGGCAAGTTTCCCGCCGGCATGAGGCCGTGTGACGCGAAGCGATGTACCCGTTGGCGTTAGTATCTTGACTAGAGTCCACTGTAATACAGCCCCGTCAGGCACTATGCACTGCCTGTCTGTGCGCATGGCGACGGAGAAGTTTCATTTATTGCTCAGATCCATACCTATCGAGCCCGCACGGTCCGCCCGGCCTGACCCCGAATCCGTATCCGTATAATCTGGTGGCCGCGCCATGATCATGTACCTGTCCATGATGCTCACAGCGGCGGTCGTCTCCTACGGGGCAACGTGGGGCGCGCGCCTGATCGGCAACCGGCTTGAGCTGTTCGCCCCGATCCGCAGCCGGGACATGCATTCAAGCCCGGTGTCGCGGCTCGGCGGGCTGGGTATCTTCGCGGGCGTCCTGGTGGCGCTGGCAGTGGCCAGCCAGTCCTTCTTCGTTAAGGACATCTTCCGGAACAACGGCGCTCCATGGGGCGTGCTGGCCGGCGCTGCCGTCATCGTGCTGGTGGGGGTGGCGGACGACCTTCTGGACCTCCGCTGGTGGATCAAGCTGATCGGGCAGGCTTTGGCCGCGCTCGTGGTGGCGGTCTGGGGCGTGCGCATGGCCATTATCCCGTTCGTTCCGGAGCCGATCCGCTTCGACTCGGACCCGGTAAACATCGCCCTCACCACCATCCTCATCGTGGTCACGATGAACGCGTTCAACTTCATTGACGGGCTGGACGGGCTGGCCGCCGGGGTGGCCATTATTGGCGGCTCCGCGTTCTTCCTGACCGCCTACTGGGTCCACCGGAACGCGCCCATCCTGGACCGTTCGGACCTCGCCACGCTGCTGACGGCAGTCCTCGTTGGCAGCTGCCTTGGCTTCCTGCCGCACAACTGGTTTCCGTCAAAGATCTTCATGGGCGATTCCGGCGCCATGCTGATAGGGCTGCTGATGGCGTCCGCCGGTGTGGTCTCAACGGGCCAGATCACCTCAGGCCTCTATGACCGGGTGAACGGTATCCCCACGATTGTCCCCATCCTGCTGCCGTTTGCTGTCCTGTTCCTGCCGCTGCTGGATCTTTGCCTCGCGGTGGTGCGCCGCACCGCCGTCGGCCGTTCACCCTGGTCAGCGGACCGCGGGCACTTGCACCACAAGCTGATGGACATCGGGTACTCCCACCGCACCGCGGTGATGCTGCTTTACCTGTGGGCGGCTGTGCTCTCTTTCGGCGGCCTCGCGTTCGCCGTCTACCCCTGGCAGGTGGTGCTCGCGGTGGTCATCGCTGCCACGCTGGTCATGGGACTTGTCACGGCATGGCCTTATCTAAGCCGCCGGGGCGAGAACAGCGGGGTGGGGCCAACACCGCAGTAGGGCCGCTTTTCGGAAAATTTCTATCTCATGTAGAATTCAGGTGCAGGCATTTCCTGCACCACTCCACCCTGCCCCGAAGATTGGGTTCGCATGACCTCCAACGCCGAGCCCGGACCTGCGTCCGGCAAAGGAACCGTTGGCGTCTCCGGGCCCACGCGGTCCCTCTGGCTGGGGCTGCTGGGACTCAGTTCCGCAGTCGCGGGCAGCGCCCTGGTCATCACCGGCGTGGTCGCTGCCATGCTGGATGGCTGGACCGGTGCTGTCTCCAGCGGTCTTGGTGGATTGCTGGTGGTTGTGTTCTTTGCAATCAGCCTGCTCATCGGACACTTTGTGGGGCGCAACAACCCCTCAGGCGCCATCGGACTGTTCGTGGCGACATACTTCGTCAAGGTCATCGGGTTCGCCGTGGTTCTTTTCGCCATCGGTGCCCCCGGCTGGCTGCACGGCCGCTGGTTCGTGCTTGGCGCCGTCGTGGCAGTAGTCACCTGGCAGGCAGCCGAGATCTATGGCTTTAGCAAGGCCCGGCTGCAGATCTACAACGACCCTGAACCTGACAAGGGGAGCACCGATGAATAAGCGCAATCCCCGTGGCAAAAACGGGTCCCAAACACCCGATCCGGCACCGGCTTCTGCCGCTGCATCCAACGAAAATTCCGACGGCGGCTACAACGCTGGCATCGCCGTCTTCAGCTACATAATTGGCGGAATCATCGTCTGGAGTTTGATAGGGTGGGGACTGGATTATCTGTGGGGAACCCGCTGGATTGTGCTCGCTGGTGCTCTTCTTGGAGCAGCGGGAGGGTTCTATCTGTCCCATATGCACGGCCTCACCAGTTCGAAAGATTCAGCTGGCGGGAAAAGTGCCGCCAGCGGCCCGTCCGAGGACGGGAACAGTAATGCCAAATAACTTCACGAGGGGGAGGGCAAGCATGACGCGCGCCGGAACCCGACCAACGCCCAACGATGGACACTGCAGAGAGGAAACGCGTTGATCGCGCTTGCGCTCCCGGCCCAAAATTCAGGAGGCTTCACGCCTCCCGGAATTGAAGAAATGCACCTGCCGGCAATCCTGCCGTGGGGTGCCGCAGACGGATTCTCGAAGCAGATGCTGCTGGTAGTGCTGTCCGTTGTCATTATCGCAACATTCTTCGTTGCCGCTGCGCGGAAGCAGCAGCTCGTTCCCGGCAAGCTGCAGTTTGCAGGTGAGGCCGCTTACGGCTTCGTCCGTAACAGCATCGCCAAGGACATCATCGGCGGCAAGGACTTCATCAAGTACGTCCCCCTGCTGTTCAGCCTGTTCTTCTTCATCCTGGTGAACAACATCTACGGCGCCATTCCCGTCCTGCAGCTTCCGAGCTTCTCGCACGTCGGCGGAGCCTACGTGCTGGCCGGCATCGTCTACTTCACCTGGATCGGCATCGGCCTTAAGAAGAACGGCCTGAAGTACTTCAAGCTGGCCACCGTGCCCTCGGGTGTCCCGTGGTACATCCTGCCGATCGTTGTACCGATCGAGATCATCTCCAACTTCCTGGTCCGCCCGGTCACCCACAGCCTCCGTCTCTTCGCGACGATGCTCGCCGGCCACCTGATCGTCATGCTCGCCGGATCCGGCATCGAGTTCCTCGTCATGCAGGAGAACGTCCTCCTGAAGGGAACGTCGGTCCTGGTGCTTGTCGGCGCAATCGCCATGTACATGCTCGAGGCCCTGATCATGGCCCTGCAGGCTTACGTGTTCACGCTGCTGACGGCGATCTACATCGAAGGTGCCCTGCACGCGGACAGCCACTAAGGCCCCACAAACTTCCCTCACGGGATGAAGCAAACCAAACAACCTGCCACACGGGTGGCATCTTGAAAGGAATAAAATGGAAGGCAATCTCAACCTCGTAGGTTACGGTCTGTCCGCAATCGGCGGTGGTATCGGTGTTGGTCTCGTGTTCGCCGCTTACATCAACGGTGTGGCACGTCAGCCGGAAGCTCAGCGTGTGCTGCAGCCGATCGCGTTCCTGGGCCTGGCCCTGACTGAAGCTCTCGCCATCCTCGGTCTGGTCTTCGCTTTCGTTCTCTAGTCCCGCTAGAGCCAAGCGAATCCAGAACCTAGTAGATAAGGACGGGTGAATTATGAATCCTATGATCATCTCAGCCGCCACCGAAGGTGCGAACCCGCTCGTGCCCAACGTCTGGGAAATGGGCGTTGTTCTCGTCGGCTTTGCCGTCCTCCTGTTCATCGTGGTCAAGTTCGTTGTCCCGATGTTCGAGAAGACGTTCGCAGAGCGCGCCGAGGCCATCGAGGGTGGCATCGCCAAGGCCGAGCAGGCCCAGGCCGAAGCTTCTGCTGCACTCGAAGAGTACAAGCAGCAGCTCACTGATGCCCGTGCGGAAGCCAACCGCATCCGCGAGGAAGCACGCGCCGAAGGCGCCCAGATCCTGGCGGAACTGAAGGAGAAGGCTGCAGCCGAGTCTGCGCGGATCACCGCCCAGGCACATGTGCAGATCGAATCCGAGCGCCAGGCGGCCGTCGCGTCCCTGCGCTCTGAGGTTGGCACCCTTGCCACCACGCTTGCAGGCCGCATCGTGGGGGAGACCCTCGAGGACGACGCACGTGCAGCACGTGTTGTTGACCGCTTCCTGGCCGATCTGGAGACCCAGAACGCAGGTGTAGCTAAGTAATGGCAGGTGTATCGAGCGAATCGCTGACCAAGGCGCTGACCGAGCTGGAGCCAAAGCTTCCGTTTGCATCGCTGCAGTTGGCAAAGGAACTTTTCGGGATCCTGGGAGCGGTAGACAGCTCGGCTGGCTTGCGCCGCGCCCTGACTGACCCCTCCCGCAGCGGTGAGGAAAAGTCGGCGTTGATCAAGCAGCTCTTCAGCGGAAAAGCTTCCGCTGAGGCCGTGGACATCGCAGCCGGTCTGGCCAGCTCACGCTGGGCATCGGCGCGAGACATCGGCGATGCACTCGAGACGCTTGCCGCAACGGTGGTCATCGCCGTTGCTGAAAACAAGTCGGCCGTTTCTGCCTCCGGAATCACCGGCCTGGAAGCGCTGGAGAACGATCTGTTCTCCTTCAACCAGGCCGTGGCTGCCAGCCACGAGGTGCAGCGTGCCCTGTCTGAACCGCAGGCCAGCGCCGCAGCGAAGACTGCGCTGGCCGAAAGGCTCGTTCCTTCCGCAAGCGAGGAAGCGAAGGTCCTCATCGGACAGGCTGTGACGCAGCCCCGCGGCATCAAGGCAACCAGGCTCGTGAGCCGTTTCGCCGAGCTCGCCGCTAAGCGCCAGCAGCGCTGGATTGCGACGGTCAGCGTTACGCGTCCCCTGACGGAGACGCAGGCAAGCCGTCTGCAGCAGGGACTGAACTCCCTCTACGGACGCGAGCTGAAGGTCAACTTCAAGGTTGATCCCACGCTGATCGGCGGCATCCGGGTGCAGGTGGGGGACGAAGTGCTTGACGCTTCGGTCATCACCCGCCTGAATGAGCTCCAGCGCCAGCTGGCCGGCTAGCCGGACAAGCACAACACAACTGATAGAAACCCCGGTCATCGTGAGCAACGATGATCACGAATACAGGAGAGCAGGGACTGCAGATGGCCGAATTGACCATCAACGCCGACGACGTCCGTAATGCGTTGAACGAATTCGCGGCGTCCTACGAACCCGGCAACGCAGAGCGCGTAGAGGTCGGCCGTGTGACCACCGCAAGCGACGGCATCGCCCGTGTTGAGGGTCTTCCCTCGGTCATGGCGAACGAGCTGCTTCGCTTTGAAGACGGTACCCTGGGCCTCGCCCAGAACCTCGACGTGCGCGAAATCGGTGTCATCATCCTCGGTGACTTCAACGGCATCGAAGAGGGCCAGGAAGTGCACCGCACCGGACAGGTTCTGTCCGTTCCGGTCGGCGACGCCTTCCTCGGCCGCGTGGTGGACCCGCTGGGTGTGCCGATCGACGACCTCGGCGAGATCAAGGCCGAGGCCACCCGCGCCCTGGAACTCCAGGCTCCGGGCGTTACCCAGCGCAAGTCTGTGCATGAGCCGATGCAGACCGGCCTGAAGGCCATCGACGCGATGATCCCGATCGGCCGCGGCCAGCGCCAGCTGATCATTGGTGACCGTCAGACCGGCAAGTCCGCCATTGCCATCGACACCATCATCAACCAGAAGGACAACTGGGCTTCCGGTGACGTGAACAAGCAGGTCCGCTGCGTTTACGTTGCGATTGGCCAGAAGGCTTCCACGATTGCAGCAATCCGCCAGACCCTTGAGGACAACGGAGCGCTCGAGTACACCACGATCGTGGCCTCCCCGGCTTCCGACCCGGCCGGCTTCAAGTACCTGGCACCGTACGCCGGTTCGGCCATCGGCCAGCACTGGATGTACGGCGGCAAGCACGTCCTCATCGTGTTCGATGACCTGTCCAAGCAGGCTGAAGCCTACCGCGCCGTGTCGCTGCTGCTCCGCCGCCCGCCGGGACGCGAAGCCTACCCGGGTGACGTCTTCTACCTGCACTCCCGCCTGCTGGAGCGTTGCGCCAAGCTCTCCGACGACCTCGGCGCAGGTTCGATGACCGGTCTGCCGCTCATCGAAACCAAGGCAAACGACGTTTCCGCCTACATCCCGACCAACGTGATCTCCATTACCGATGGCCAGATCTTCCTGCAGTCGGACCTCTTCAACGCCAACCAGCGTCCCGCTGTTGACGTTGGTGTCTCGGTGTCCCGCGTTGGTGGTGCCGCCCAGGTCAAGTCCATGAAGAAGGTCTCCGGTACCTTGAAGCTGGACCTGGCCCAGTACCGCGACATGCAGGCGTTCGCGATGTTCGCTTCGGACCTCGACGCCGCATCCCGCCAGCAGCTGACCCGCGGTGCACGCCTGATGGAACTGCTCAAGCAGGGCCAGTACTCGCCGTTCCCGGTGGAGAACCAGGTTGTGTCCATCTGGGCCGGTACCCAGGGCTACCTGGACGACGTTCCGGTTGAGGACATCAGCCGCTTCGAGTCCGAATTCCTGGAGCACCTCAAGCACAAGTCCTCGATCCTCACGACGCTGGCCCAGACCAACGTCCTGGACGACGACACCGTGGAAGCACTGAAGACCGCCATTGTGGACTTCAAGAAGGGCTTCTTCGGCGAGGGTGACAGCAAGCTGGTGGGCGCCGGCCACGAGGAGCATGAAGCTATCTCGGAGGGTCAGGTCGACCAGGAAAAAATCGTCAGGCAGAAGCGCTAGTTTCGCTGGCAGGGACTGCCGGAACCCTTCGGGGCTCCGGCAGTCCCGGCCATCGGGATCTTAGGAAAGGATAAGTATGGGAGCCCAGATTCGGGTCTACCGCCAGAAGATCAGCTCGACGACGTCGATGCGCAAGATCTTCAAGGCGATGGAACTGATTGCTACCTCGC is from Arthrobacter sp. QXT-31 and encodes:
- the prmC gene encoding peptide chain release factor N(5)-glutamine methyltransferase; this encodes MTSEHTPEPAEHSQPAQSLAAAVREATERLTEAGVPSPRVDAELLADHLLGVGLGRLRAMLLGDAPAPAGYAELVAERATRVPLQHITGVAHFRYLQLAVGPGVFIPRPETEAVVQLVIDRLRALERAGVVRPKVVDLGTGSGAIAGSIAHEVPEAEVFAVEFSEFAHAWAAKNLRPLGVTLLLGDLRNALPELNGTFDVVVSNPPYIPAEAIPNEPEVALHDPPEALYGGGADGMELPTAAAASAARLLVPGGYFVMEHAEVQAGWISTMLNRTGLWTDVTTHFDLNGKERATSAVLAFPPAE
- the atpA gene encoding F0F1 ATP synthase subunit alpha codes for the protein MAELTINADDVRNALNEFAASYEPGNAERVEVGRVTTASDGIARVEGLPSVMANELLRFEDGTLGLAQNLDVREIGVIILGDFNGIEEGQEVHRTGQVLSVPVGDAFLGRVVDPLGVPIDDLGEIKAEATRALELQAPGVTQRKSVHEPMQTGLKAIDAMIPIGRGQRQLIIGDRQTGKSAIAIDTIINQKDNWASGDVNKQVRCVYVAIGQKASTIAAIRQTLEDNGALEYTTIVASPASDPAGFKYLAPYAGSAIGQHWMYGGKHVLIVFDDLSKQAEAYRAVSLLLRRPPGREAYPGDVFYLHSRLLERCAKLSDDLGAGSMTGLPLIETKANDVSAYIPTNVISITDGQIFLQSDLFNANQRPAVDVGVSVSRVGGAAQVKSMKKVSGTLKLDLAQYRDMQAFAMFASDLDAASRQQLTRGARLMELLKQGQYSPFPVENQVVSIWAGTQGYLDDVPVEDISRFESEFLEHLKHKSSILTTLAQTNVLDDDTVEALKTAIVDFKKGFFGEGDSKLVGAGHEEHEAISEGQVDQEKIVRQKR
- a CDS encoding L-threonylcarbamoyladenylate synthase, coding for MTTTYNCTADDERTAGIAHARRAILEKKCVVLPTDTVYGIAADAFSPQAVTMLLVSKGRGRNMPPPVLIPRLNALDGLATDVYPDARQLAEAFWPGGLTLIFHAQPSLDWDLGETKGTVALRIPDDEVAIDLLTVTGPLAVSSANRTGQAPAQTAFEARTQLAESVEVYLEAGFRPVEGTDATPSTIVDATSLPLRVVREGAISLERLREVVPGILDINGNAADEPDVTVIETQAVPEAVQADAGEKPASAE
- a CDS encoding WecB/TagA/CpsF family glycosyltransferase; the encoded protein is MTLQRQPIPVLGVDATPLDVEGLTAVLNGYLADGATRTVVGHNLHSVTLFHSEPQFRKFYENSDVVLLDGAPVLWLWGRGRQKGGNEKPGSGTPGSKTTPVMDYRLGSTDWIPALGRLDGLHRIAVIGAGAAANAKAVAKLRAIVPGATVSGMPGEDWNPELEEKAAAWLAELQPQLVLIGLGMPLQEEVLWRRLPALPPAIYCAVGGAIEQIAGIQKLAPRWLGRLGLEWAWRLLLHPRRVAYRVFGEPWVLLALLVRRWLRGQA
- a CDS encoding F0F1 ATP synthase subunit delta, translated to MAGVSSESLTKALTELEPKLPFASLQLAKELFGILGAVDSSAGLRRALTDPSRSGEEKSALIKQLFSGKASAEAVDIAAGLASSRWASARDIGDALETLAATVVIAVAENKSAVSASGITGLEALENDLFSFNQAVAASHEVQRALSEPQASAAAKTALAERLVPSASEEAKVLIGQAVTQPRGIKATRLVSRFAELAAKRQQRWIATVSVTRPLTETQASRLQQGLNSLYGRELKVNFKVDPTLIGGIRVQVGDEVLDASVITRLNELQRQLAG
- a CDS encoding F0F1 ATP synthase subunit B, translating into MNPMIISAATEGANPLVPNVWEMGVVLVGFAVLLFIVVKFVVPMFEKTFAERAEAIEGGIAKAEQAQAEASAALEEYKQQLTDARAEANRIREEARAEGAQILAELKEKAAAESARITAQAHVQIESERQAAVASLRSEVGTLATTLAGRIVGETLEDDARAARVVDRFLADLETQNAGVAK
- a CDS encoding glycosyltransferase, whose protein sequence is MPVSVAVAAVTFDRPDELAVLLKAINGQTAPVSTICLVDSGTKPARDVAAQHANVDYVRSEANLGGAGGFSLAALKAVASGADWVWMMDDDAEPADADCLATLIREAEARDLEAVVPLVVAPGHPDQLSFFFRLDGKVTHDRAALEKVGFLPHDGHFFNGALIRSDVFFKVGLPDMRLFIRGDEVDFTIRLRKAGIRFGTVTTAAIMHPHAFSETKHVFGARWHVIVPESAFKRYYYYRNRGYLIRRHFRVKSLVADVGGYLGYFLRRGDLRGLADWFRAFSTGLRGKGFAPLKDQNF
- a CDS encoding MraY family glycosyltransferase; the protein is MIMYLSMMLTAAVVSYGATWGARLIGNRLELFAPIRSRDMHSSPVSRLGGLGIFAGVLVALAVASQSFFVKDIFRNNGAPWGVLAGAAVIVLVGVADDLLDLRWWIKLIGQALAALVVAVWGVRMAIIPFVPEPIRFDSDPVNIALTTILIVVTMNAFNFIDGLDGLAAGVAIIGGSAFFLTAYWVHRNAPILDRSDLATLLTAVLVGSCLGFLPHNWFPSKIFMGDSGAMLIGLLMASAGVVSTGQITSGLYDRVNGIPTIVPILLPFAVLFLPLLDLCLAVVRRTAVGRSPWSADRGHLHHKLMDIGYSHRTAVMLLYLWAAVLSFGGLAFAVYPWQVVLAVVIAATLVMGLVTAWPYLSRRGENSGVGPTPQ
- the atpE gene encoding ATP synthase F0 subunit C; protein product: MEGNLNLVGYGLSAIGGGIGVGLVFAAYINGVARQPEAQRVLQPIAFLGLALTEALAILGLVFAFVL
- the atpB gene encoding F0F1 ATP synthase subunit A, producing the protein MIALALPAQNSGGFTPPGIEEMHLPAILPWGAADGFSKQMLLVVLSVVIIATFFVAAARKQQLVPGKLQFAGEAAYGFVRNSIAKDIIGGKDFIKYVPLLFSLFFFILVNNIYGAIPVLQLPSFSHVGGAYVLAGIVYFTWIGIGLKKNGLKYFKLATVPSGVPWYILPIVVPIEIISNFLVRPVTHSLRLFATMLAGHLIVMLAGSGIEFLVMQENVLLKGTSVLVLVGAIAMYMLEALIMALQAYVFTLLTAIYIEGALHADSH